The Bubalus bubalis isolate 160015118507 breed Murrah chromosome 16, NDDB_SH_1, whole genome shotgun sequence genome window below encodes:
- the IMMP1L gene encoding mitochondrial inner membrane protease subunit 1 isoform X3, whose amino-acid sequence MLRGVLGKTFRLVGYTIQYGCIAHCAFEYVGGVLVCSGPSMEPTIQNSDIVFAENLSRHFYGIQRGDIVVAKSPSDPKSNICKRVIGLEGDKILTSSPAGFFRSHSYVPKGHVWLEGDNLQNSTDSRYYGPVPYGLIRGRIFLKIWPLNDFGFLRDSPNGHRFSDE is encoded by the exons ATGCTTCGTGGTGTTCTGGGAAAAACCTTTCGACTTGTTGGCTATACTATTCAGTATGGCTGCATAGCTCATTGTGCTTTTGAATACGTTGGTGGTGTTCTCGTG TGTTCTGGACCATCAATGGAGCCTACAATTCAAAATTCAGATATTGTCTTTGCAGAAAATCTTAGTCGACATTTTTATGGTATCCAAAG AGGTGACATTGTGGTTGCAAAAAGCCCGAGTGATCCAAAatcaaatatttgtaaaagagTAATTGGTTTGGAAGGAGACAAAATTCTCACCAGTAGTCCAGCAGGTTTCTTTAGAAGCCATAGTTAT GTGCCAAAGGGTCATGTCTGGTTAGAAGGTGATAATCTACAGAATTCTACAGATTCCAGGTACTATGGACCTGTTCCATATGGACTAATACGAGGACGAATCTTCCTTAAG ATTTGGCCTCTGAATGATTTTGGATTTCTACGTGACAGCCCTAATGGTCACAGATTCTCTGATGAGTAG
- the IMMP1L gene encoding mitochondrial inner membrane protease subunit 1 isoform X4: protein MLRGVLGKTFRLVGYTIQYGCIAHCAFEYVGGVLVCSGPSMEPTIQNSDIVFAENLSRHFYGIQRGDIVVAKSPSDPKSNICKRVIGLEGDKILTSSPAGFFRSHSYVPKGHVWLEGDNLQNSTDSRYYGPVPYGLIRGRIFLKIWPLNDFGFLRDSPNGHRFSD, encoded by the exons ATGCTTCGTGGTGTTCTGGGAAAAACCTTTCGACTTGTTGGCTATACTATTCAGTATGGCTGCATAGCTCATTGTGCTTTTGAATACGTTGGTGGTGTTCTCGTG TGTTCTGGACCATCAATGGAGCCTACAATTCAAAATTCAGATATTGTCTTTGCAGAAAATCTTAGTCGACATTTTTATGGTATCCAAAG AGGTGACATTGTGGTTGCAAAAAGCCCGAGTGATCCAAAatcaaatatttgtaaaagagTAATTGGTTTGGAAGGAGACAAAATTCTCACCAGTAGTCCAGCAGGTTTCTTTAGAAGCCATAGTTAT GTGCCAAAGGGTCATGTCTGGTTAGAAGGTGATAATCTACAGAATTCTACAGATTCCAGGTACTATGGACCTGTTCCATATGGACTAATACGAGGACGAATCTTCCTTAAG ATTTGGCCTCTGAATGATTTTGGATTTCTACGTGACAGCCCTAATGGTCACAGATTCTCTG
- the IMMP1L gene encoding mitochondrial inner membrane protease subunit 1 isoform X5, translating to MLRGVLGKTFRLVGYTIQYGCIAHCAFEYVGGVLVCSGPSMEPTIQNSDIVFAENLSRHFYGIQRGDIVVAKSPSDPKSNICKRVIGLEGDKILTSSPAGFFRSHSYGRRGGSQEPGRRLEEPQELQTRLFSPG from the exons ATGCTTCGTGGTGTTCTGGGAAAAACCTTTCGACTTGTTGGCTATACTATTCAGTATGGCTGCATAGCTCATTGTGCTTTTGAATACGTTGGTGGTGTTCTCGTG TGTTCTGGACCATCAATGGAGCCTACAATTCAAAATTCAGATATTGTCTTTGCAGAAAATCTTAGTCGACATTTTTATGGTATCCAAAG AGGTGACATTGTGGTTGCAAAAAGCCCGAGTGATCCAAAatcaaatatttgtaaaagagTAATTGGTTTGGAAGGAGACAAAATTCTCACCAGTAGTCCAGCAGGTTTCTTTAGAAGCCATAGTTAT GGTAGGCGAGGAGGGAGCCAAGAGCCTGGAAGAAGACTGGAGGAGCCACaggaactgcagacacgtttattctctcctggctga